One window of Chamaesiphon minutus PCC 6605 genomic DNA carries:
- a CDS encoding SPFH domain-containing protein: MLFKQLLAIAVGLILATGVIEQPARAQTSNNLPTIERVDRTSQESGLPGWIWLIGSGVLLIIFLPKIGWIVGLISVGESEVGIVTKKFSTKNLPPGRLVAINGEAGLQADTLAPGWYFGYFPWQFSVKKEPVVTIPQDEIGLIVANDGAQIPAERILGKRLDCDRFQDARSFLLNGGEKGRQIDILTTGNYRINTALFQVITSVNCAKYGMTPAQMRLQQIESERVGIVTTLDGKPIEAGEIAGEPIPKHDNYQDAQKFIAAGGRRGLQEQVILSGSWNLNPWFVHVEQIAMTTVPIGHVGVVISYVGSSHSDVSGDAFTHGNIVRKGDKGVWVEPIYPGKHPLNKQVMEVQLVPTTNVVLNFTARFTGKHGYDAELQALKLLSHDGFTFEIEVFQIIHIGALDAPKVISRLGSMQNLIDQVLRPIVANYFRNAAQEYTILDFLTARSERQAEAAEHIRQALKQYDVQAVDTLIGMITPPPELMQTLTDRKIAQEQEKTYEVQRIAQVQRQELVRATALAEIQNQVVTAEQGVQIAELEAAAKVKAAEGEAEGIRSIGQAKADAYKAGVDALGEQAYASLQVMQIVGERQVRIVPNVSVTNTAAGGNGLVDALLGMWAQNPSTIPTGLPRIAEDAGGSPIANGVKLPSIVSVVKPKPHSES; the protein is encoded by the coding sequence ATGTTATTCAAGCAATTATTGGCGATCGCGGTAGGCTTAATATTAGCGACTGGAGTAATCGAGCAACCCGCTCGCGCTCAAACCAGCAATAACTTGCCTACGATCGAAAGAGTCGATCGTACTAGCCAAGAATCCGGTTTACCAGGGTGGATTTGGCTTATAGGTAGCGGGGTATTATTAATTATTTTCTTACCCAAAATCGGATGGATTGTGGGCTTAATTTCTGTCGGCGAATCGGAAGTCGGCATCGTGACTAAGAAGTTTTCTACTAAAAATCTGCCACCAGGACGGCTAGTCGCCATCAATGGGGAAGCGGGACTGCAAGCCGATACGCTTGCTCCTGGTTGGTATTTTGGTTACTTTCCCTGGCAATTTAGCGTCAAAAAGGAACCCGTAGTTACCATCCCGCAAGATGAAATCGGTTTGATCGTCGCTAATGATGGTGCCCAAATTCCTGCCGAGCGAATTTTGGGTAAAAGATTAGATTGCGACAGATTTCAAGATGCCCGCAGCTTCCTGTTAAATGGTGGCGAAAAAGGTCGTCAAATCGATATTCTGACTACGGGTAATTATCGGATTAATACTGCTTTATTTCAAGTAATTACCTCGGTCAATTGTGCCAAATATGGGATGACACCAGCCCAAATGCGACTCCAACAAATTGAATCCGAACGGGTGGGGATAGTTACAACGCTAGATGGTAAACCGATCGAAGCTGGCGAAATTGCAGGCGAACCGATTCCCAAACACGATAACTATCAAGACGCTCAAAAATTTATCGCCGCTGGCGGGCGGCGCGGGTTGCAGGAGCAAGTAATTTTATCTGGCTCTTGGAATCTCAATCCCTGGTTCGTCCATGTCGAACAGATTGCTATGACAACAGTGCCGATCGGACATGTCGGCGTGGTAATTTCCTATGTAGGTTCGTCGCATTCTGATGTCAGTGGGGATGCCTTTACCCACGGGAATATCGTCCGCAAGGGCGACAAAGGGGTGTGGGTGGAGCCGATTTATCCAGGGAAACATCCCCTAAATAAACAGGTGATGGAAGTCCAACTCGTCCCCACCACAAATGTTGTGCTCAATTTTACCGCCCGGTTCACAGGCAAACATGGTTACGATGCCGAACTCCAAGCCCTGAAACTGCTCTCCCACGATGGTTTTACCTTCGAGATCGAGGTCTTCCAAATCATCCACATCGGTGCCCTAGATGCCCCTAAAGTCATCTCGCGCCTCGGTTCGATGCAAAACCTCATCGACCAAGTTTTACGCCCGATCGTGGCCAATTATTTCCGCAATGCCGCGCAGGAATACACGATTCTCGACTTCCTCACCGCGCGCAGCGAACGCCAAGCCGAAGCCGCCGAACACATCCGTCAAGCTCTCAAACAGTATGACGTCCAAGCGGTAGATACTTTAATCGGGATGATTACACCACCGCCCGAATTGATGCAAACCTTAACCGATCGCAAAATCGCCCAAGAGCAGGAAAAAACCTACGAAGTCCAACGCATCGCCCAAGTGCAACGTCAGGAATTAGTTCGCGCCACCGCTCTGGCTGAGATTCAAAATCAAGTCGTCACCGCCGAGCAAGGAGTGCAAATCGCCGAACTCGAAGCCGCCGCCAAAGTCAAAGCCGCCGAAGGGGAAGCCGAAGGGATTCGATCGATCGGGCAAGCCAAAGCGGATGCTTATAAGGCTGGGGTAGACGCACTGGGCGAACAGGCTTATGCTTCGCTCCAAGTGATGCAAATTGTCGGCGAACGTCAAGTCCGCATCGTGCCCAATGTATCGGTGACAAATACCGCCGCAGGGGGCAATGGTTTAGTCGATGCGCTCTTGGGGATGTGGGCACAAAATCCCAGTACCATACCGACTGGATTGCCTCGGATTGCTGAGGATGCTGGGGGATCTCCCATTGCCAATGGTGTCAAACTTCCATCGATCGTGTCTGTAGTTAAGCCTAAACCACACAGCGAGAGTTAA
- the ychF gene encoding redox-regulated ATPase YchF, with protein sequence MLRAGIVGLPNVGKSTLFNALVANAKAEAANYPFCTIEPNVGSVSVPDERLQVLANMVNSESIVPTRVEFVDIAGLVKGASQGEGLGSKFLSHIREVDTLVQVVRCFEDDDIIHVSGVVNPQQDIEVINLELILADIDQIEKRIDRARKTARTSKEAQVEVVALEKLLVDLNAGKPARKVALSDEESDSIKGLGLLTRKPMIYAANVSEEDLATGNAFVEQVRAVAAKEDAQVTLVSAQVEAELLELPEEEKAEFLESLGVAEGGLKSLIRATYHLLGLRTYFTMGPKETRAWTIKAGMFAPQAAGVIHSDFEKGFIRAKTISYADMVATGSMQAAKDKGLLRSEGKEYLVQEGDIMEFLHS encoded by the coding sequence ATGCTAAGAGCCGGAATCGTTGGACTGCCAAATGTGGGCAAATCGACATTATTTAATGCCCTAGTTGCCAATGCCAAAGCTGAAGCTGCTAACTATCCGTTTTGCACGATCGAGCCGAATGTCGGTAGTGTTTCCGTTCCTGACGAACGGCTGCAAGTCCTCGCTAACATGGTTAATTCTGAGAGCATCGTCCCGACGCGGGTAGAATTTGTCGATATCGCTGGATTAGTCAAAGGAGCCAGTCAGGGTGAAGGTTTGGGAAGTAAATTTCTCTCCCACATTCGCGAAGTAGATACCCTCGTGCAAGTCGTCCGTTGTTTTGAAGACGACGATATCATCCATGTCTCAGGCGTCGTCAATCCCCAACAAGATATTGAAGTCATCAATCTCGAACTGATTTTAGCCGACATCGACCAAATCGAGAAACGGATCGATCGCGCCAGAAAAACAGCTAGAACTAGTAAAGAAGCCCAAGTCGAAGTCGTAGCTCTAGAAAAACTGCTCGTCGATTTAAATGCAGGCAAACCAGCTCGCAAAGTCGCACTCAGCGACGAAGAAAGCGACAGTATTAAAGGTTTGGGTTTGCTCACCCGCAAACCAATGATTTATGCTGCAAATGTATCGGAAGAAGACTTAGCCACGGGTAATGCTTTCGTCGAACAGGTGCGCGCAGTTGCAGCCAAAGAAGATGCCCAAGTCACGCTCGTATCCGCTCAAGTCGAAGCCGAACTTTTGGAACTACCAGAAGAGGAGAAAGCCGAATTCCTCGAATCATTGGGCGTAGCTGAAGGCGGTTTAAAATCCCTGATTCGCGCTACTTACCACCTGCTCGGACTCCGTACCTATTTTACCATGGGGCCAAAAGAAACCCGCGCCTGGACGATTAAAGCAGGGATGTTTGCACCGCAAGCTGCGGGAGTAATTCACTCCGACTTCGAGAAGGGCTTCATTCGTGCCAAAACAATCTCCTATGCCGATATGGTAGCAACTGGCTCGATGCAAGCTGCCAAGGATAAAGGATTACTGCGGAGTGAAGGGAAGGAATATCTCGTTCAAGAAGGGGATATCATGGAGTTTCTGCACTCCTAG
- a CDS encoding tRNA (5-methylaminomethyl-2-thiouridine)(34)-methyltransferase MnmD — MFAVYAHPIRTGDRASNSIEYKPLISIADWSCHCPFLDFFLPASPLFQTPIQRRPAVECRQSLCDRNPQDARFFYIQTRTTLDMSQQFNPCITDDGSYTFFSEEFGQTFHSKYGAKEESIYKYAIPTLLSEKASRGHLRILDICYGLGYNSAAALATIWRSNPNCTVEIIALEIDRSVPISAIEHHLLNDWEEPIPSLLTQLIQMESILVPRGSANETARLNARLILGDARQTIVDPLDRGFQADAIFLDPFSPTACPQLWTIEFIDRVAKCCASDGIIATYSCASAVRTAMVEAGLFVGDTSPVGRKSPGTIASFNAAQITPLSQQEREHLQTRAAIPYRDPTLSDSMAKIIIRRELEQDDCGLETTSQWKKRWRKN; from the coding sequence ATGTTCGCAGTTTACGCTCATCCAATTAGAACTGGAGATCGAGCTTCTAACTCGATCGAGTATAAACCATTAATCAGCATTGCTGATTGGAGCTGCCATTGCCCATTTTTGGACTTTTTTCTCCCCGCATCCCCATTATTTCAGACCCCGATCCAGCGACGCCCTGCTGTAGAGTGTAGGCAATCATTATGCGATCGAAATCCGCAGGATGCCCGCTTCTTTTATATTCAAACGCGCACAACTCTTGATATGTCCCAGCAGTTTAACCCTTGCATCACCGATGATGGTTCGTACACCTTTTTTTCCGAGGAGTTCGGGCAGACTTTTCATAGTAAATATGGTGCAAAGGAAGAGTCGATCTATAAATATGCGATTCCGACTTTATTATCCGAAAAAGCCAGTCGCGGTCATCTGCGGATCTTAGATATTTGTTATGGACTGGGATATAATAGTGCCGCTGCGTTAGCCACGATTTGGCGATCGAATCCTAATTGCACGGTAGAAATTATTGCCTTGGAAATCGATCGATCTGTCCCCATTTCGGCGATCGAACATCATCTATTAAACGATTGGGAAGAGCCAATTCCCTCATTATTAACTCAATTAATCCAGATGGAATCGATTCTCGTTCCGAGAGGCTCCGCCAACGAGACAGCGCGATTGAATGCCCGGTTGATTTTAGGCGATGCGCGACAGACGATCGTCGATCCGCTCGATCGAGGATTTCAAGCCGATGCAATTTTTCTCGATCCATTTTCACCAACTGCTTGTCCGCAATTATGGACGATCGAATTTATCGATCGAGTGGCTAAATGTTGTGCTTCAGATGGCATAATTGCGACATACTCATGCGCATCCGCCGTCCGGACTGCGATGGTAGAAGCTGGCTTATTTGTTGGCGATACTAGTCCCGTTGGGAGAAAATCACCCGGCACGATCGCAAGTTTTAATGCGGCCCAAATTACCCCATTATCGCAACAAGAACGCGAACATCTCCAGACGCGTGCTGCAATTCCTTATCGCGATCCTACGTTGTCTGATTCGATGGCTAAAATAATTATTCGGCGCGAATTGGAACAGGATGATTGTGGATTAGAAACTACTTCGCAGTGGAAGAAACGGTGGAGGAAGAATTGA
- a CDS encoding DUF2949 domain-containing protein yields the protein MILSTNLPKLIQFLQEDLAISASSMSVALKHVEHNPGPLPMILWQHGLVTIEQLDRIYDWMEGT from the coding sequence ATGATTTTATCTACAAATTTACCAAAATTAATTCAATTTTTACAAGAGGATTTAGCTATTTCAGCTTCGTCGATGTCTGTCGCACTCAAGCACGTAGAACACAATCCTGGCCCGCTACCAATGATTTTGTGGCAACATGGCCTAGTGACGATAGAACAACTCGATCGAATCTACGATTGGATGGAAGGCACTTGA
- a CDS encoding Mo-dependent nitrogenase C-terminal domain-containing protein, whose protein sequence is MTGYTDTQLHVWLRGLLAIAWADGDFTAAERTTIIDLTQTELAPGIDVNSLEPISTAELVASFGNDPQTAENFLRTAMMVAVADGMYSPLEATLLREFHQALNVDAQVLTALESTLLSANTAELDLANTSTSDVLLPVRAWLDGLEIQDPKLARLLCKFIPSQCPFERDITLFGHKIVHIPPLCKLNPLYDQTVGLRFRALSYLADECGEDVSAYCV, encoded by the coding sequence ATGACTGGTTATACTGACACGCAACTCCATGTTTGGCTCAGAGGTTTACTCGCAATTGCTTGGGCTGATGGCGACTTTACGGCTGCCGAACGCACAACTATTATCGACCTGACTCAAACCGAACTAGCTCCAGGCATCGATGTTAACTCTCTCGAACCGATTAGTACCGCTGAGTTAGTTGCCAGTTTTGGGAACGACCCCCAAACTGCCGAAAATTTCTTGCGGACGGCGATGATGGTAGCTGTAGCCGATGGTATGTATTCACCTTTAGAGGCAACTTTATTGCGCGAATTTCACCAAGCTCTTAATGTAGATGCCCAAGTTTTGACAGCTTTGGAAAGTACGCTGCTGAGTGCGAATACCGCAGAATTAGATCTCGCCAATACCTCCACAAGTGATGTTTTATTGCCAGTGCGAGCATGGCTGGATGGCTTAGAAATCCAAGACCCCAAATTAGCGCGGTTGCTGTGCAAATTTATTCCCTCTCAATGCCCGTTCGAGCGAGATATTACGCTATTCGGGCACAAAATCGTGCATATTCCGCCCTTATGTAAACTCAATCCACTCTACGACCAAACTGTCGGTTTGCGCTTCCGCGCCCTTTCCTATCTCGCTGATGAATGCGGCGAAGATGTCTCAGCGTATTGCGTGTAA
- the devC gene encoding ABC transporter permease DevC: MFKKIPLAWLQLSHEKIRLLVAIAGISFADILMFMQLGFRDALFDSAVKFHTNVTGDVFLVSPQSTALIAMKSFPRRRLYQSLAFKDVESVTPIYLGFGIWKNPVEKNTRQIMIIGFNPADKQLFQLPGVAENIAKMQLPDTYLFDEKSREQFGPIPKIFNSGQRVQTEIDGRKVDVGGLFTLGASFGADGNLMTSDTNFARMFKNRDRGLIDVGVIKLKPGADVQATVTAIDAYLPKDVKVMTKEQFIDFEKSYWQSGTSIGFIFTLGTIMGFIVGIVIVYQILYTDVADHLSEYATLKAMGYTDFYLLTVVFQEAIILSIVGFFPGMLAATGLYTLTRNATSLPLLMTVGRATTVLILTMIMCTISGAIAVRKLRAADPADMF; encoded by the coding sequence ATGTTTAAAAAAATCCCCCTCGCCTGGTTGCAACTCAGCCACGAAAAAATCCGCCTCCTCGTCGCCATCGCAGGCATCAGCTTCGCTGACATCCTCATGTTCATGCAACTCGGATTTCGCGACGCCCTCTTCGATAGTGCCGTCAAATTCCATACCAACGTCACAGGCGACGTCTTCCTCGTCAGCCCCCAATCCACGGCATTAATTGCCATGAAATCCTTCCCTAGACGCCGACTCTATCAATCTCTCGCCTTCAAAGACGTCGAATCAGTCACACCCATCTACCTCGGCTTTGGCATCTGGAAAAATCCCGTCGAAAAGAATACCCGCCAGATCATGATTATTGGTTTCAATCCAGCCGATAAACAACTATTCCAACTCCCAGGCGTTGCTGAAAACATTGCTAAAATGCAATTGCCAGACACCTATCTATTCGACGAAAAATCGCGCGAACAATTTGGCCCCATTCCCAAAATATTTAACTCAGGACAACGCGTACAAACCGAAATAGACGGACGAAAAGTAGACGTTGGCGGTTTATTTACCCTCGGTGCCTCCTTTGGTGCCGATGGCAACCTGATGACTAGCGATACCAACTTCGCTCGGATGTTCAAAAATCGCGATCGAGGATTGATTGACGTCGGTGTGATTAAATTAAAACCAGGTGCTGATGTCCAAGCGACAGTAACCGCGATCGATGCATATTTACCTAAAGATGTCAAGGTAATGACCAAAGAACAATTCATCGACTTCGAGAAAAGTTACTGGCAAAGTGGTACCTCGATCGGGTTTATTTTTACCCTCGGTACGATCATGGGATTTATCGTTGGGATTGTAATTGTTTATCAGATTCTCTATACCGATGTCGCCGATCACTTATCTGAATATGCCACCCTCAAAGCGATGGGTTATACAGATTTTTATCTGCTGACTGTCGTCTTTCAAGAAGCAATTATTCTCTCGATCGTTGGGTTTTTCCCTGGCATGTTAGCAGCAACCGGACTATATACCCTGACTCGCAATGCGACTAGTCTGCCGCTATTAATGACCGTCGGTCGTGCTACTACCGTCTTAATCTTAACAATGATTATGTGTACCATCTCTGGCGCGATCGCCGTTCGTAAATTGCGGGCAGCAGATCCAGCAGATATGTTTTAA
- a CDS encoding HlyD family efflux transporter periplasmic adaptor subunit has translation MGQDNFVVDKFKSLDPVTRWVAIGATAAALLLLPAGLHLAGTFTQPPAAKQAVKPAPKPVEATAVTSLGRLEPLGEVIKVSAPSAQMGQGIISQLLVKEGDRVSKGQVIAVLNNRQRLEAALLKAQEDVRVSQSNLDKVKAGAKQGEIGAQRAEIDRLKSQLQGYRDTYVATKARLEAQLKWEPAAQAGRIASLKAQLAGEKPTQEATLRRLRSQLRNTEVDYKRFQQLYAERAIEATRLDAKRLEVETIRQQIAEAQSKYNQTVATLNQQIIENQATQQKLTSTAQQQLAEAKANYDTSVATTNQQIAAAQATLNKIAEVRPVDVAGAQAELARAQATVRQAQAELTDAFVRSPVAGEILKVHARAGEAPGTNGIVEMGQTSQMVAVAEVYESDVRKLRVGQSATIKSESGAFTQNLKGTVKEIGLQIGKQDVLNTDPAADSDSRVVEVKIAIDPSDSTVVKGLTNSKIAVTINTK, from the coding sequence ATGGGACAAGATAACTTTGTAGTCGATAAATTCAAGAGCCTAGATCCTGTTACCCGCTGGGTTGCCATTGGTGCAACCGCCGCCGCGCTCTTGCTGTTGCCAGCCGGACTGCACTTGGCTGGCACGTTTACCCAGCCACCAGCCGCCAAGCAAGCTGTCAAACCTGCTCCCAAACCAGTAGAAGCCACCGCCGTTACCTCACTAGGACGGTTGGAACCTTTGGGCGAAGTCATCAAAGTCTCCGCACCTAGTGCCCAGATGGGACAGGGCATCATCTCGCAATTATTAGTCAAAGAAGGAGATCGAGTTAGCAAAGGACAAGTAATCGCCGTCCTTAATAATCGGCAACGCTTAGAAGCAGCCTTATTAAAAGCGCAAGAAGATGTCAGAGTCTCGCAAAGCAATCTCGATAAAGTCAAAGCGGGAGCCAAACAAGGAGAAATCGGTGCCCAAAGAGCCGAAATCGATCGACTCAAAAGCCAACTTCAAGGCTATCGCGATACTTACGTGGCTACCAAAGCACGCCTCGAAGCCCAGCTCAAATGGGAACCTGCCGCCCAAGCTGGCAGAATTGCCTCCCTCAAGGCACAATTAGCGGGCGAAAAACCCACTCAAGAGGCAACACTCCGGCGACTGCGATCGCAATTGAGAAATACCGAAGTAGACTATAAACGCTTTCAACAACTGTACGCCGAGCGGGCGATCGAAGCCACTAGACTCGATGCCAAACGGCTCGAAGTCGAAACCATCCGCCAACAAATCGCCGAAGCTCAGTCCAAATACAACCAGACTGTCGCCACCCTCAACCAACAGATAATCGAAAATCAAGCCACCCAACAGAAACTTACCAGCACCGCCCAACAACAACTCGCTGAAGCCAAAGCCAACTACGATACTAGCGTAGCCACTACCAACCAACAAATCGCCGCCGCTCAAGCCACCCTCAATAAAATCGCCGAAGTCCGCCCCGTAGACGTCGCAGGTGCCCAAGCCGAACTCGCCCGCGCCCAAGCCACCGTCCGCCAAGCCCAAGCCGAACTCACCGATGCCTTCGTCCGCTCCCCCGTCGCTGGCGAAATCCTCAAAGTTCATGCCCGTGCGGGTGAAGCTCCCGGTACTAATGGCATTGTCGAAATGGGACAAACCAGTCAAATGGTAGCCGTAGCCGAAGTTTATGAAAGCGACGTCCGCAAACTTAGAGTCGGACAATCCGCCACCATCAAGAGTGAATCGGGCGCATTCACTCAAAATCTCAAAGGCACAGTCAAAGAGATCGGTCTCCAAATCGGCAAACAAGATGTCCTCAATACCGATCCTGCCGCCGATTCTGACTCCCGCGTCGTCGAAGTCAAAATCGCGATCGATCCTAGTGACAGCACTGTTGTGAAGGGGCTAACCAATTCTAAAATTGCGGTCACGATTAACACTAAGTAG
- a CDS encoding TetR family transcriptional regulator, translating into MPVINKQKTTKTATLTRNAEATKTQLLDAAEAEFAVTGLIAARLETIAAKTGVTKATIYYYFPSKEELYRAVLGRCLTEALEIMEQLQLDCLPPDAALVTLLEQILCCMSENPRIGSILSLEAIQNKGKYYPKQLGNLLYGTIIEILERGMMTGEFRPLEPRHTAVNIVGTCAFYFIAQENLKYMWPGKRLLGKDLLQCHSQESIDLIMAGVRN; encoded by the coding sequence ATGCCCGTAATCAACAAGCAAAAGACTACAAAGACAGCCACCCTCACCCGCAATGCCGAAGCGACAAAAACCCAACTCTTGGATGCCGCCGAAGCGGAGTTTGCCGTAACTGGTTTGATTGCCGCCCGATTGGAAACGATCGCGGCAAAGACAGGTGTCACGAAGGCTACGATCTACTATTATTTTCCAAGTAAGGAAGAATTGTATCGGGCGGTGTTAGGGCGATGTTTGACCGAGGCTTTAGAAATCATGGAGCAACTCCAACTCGATTGCTTGCCCCCCGATGCTGCCTTAGTTACATTGCTGGAGCAAATACTCTGCTGCATGTCGGAAAACCCCCGCATCGGCAGTATTCTCTCGCTCGAAGCGATTCAAAATAAGGGTAAATATTACCCGAAACAATTGGGTAATTTGCTCTATGGCACTATTATCGAGATTTTGGAACGGGGAATGATGACGGGCGAATTCCGCCCACTCGAACCCAGACATACAGCGGTAAATATTGTCGGTACCTGCGCTTTTTATTTCATCGCTCAAGAAAATCTCAAGTATATGTGGCCGGGTAAACGTTTGCTTGGCAAAGATCTACTCCAATGCCATAGTCAAGAATCGATCGATCTGATTATGGCAGGAGTGAGAAATTAG
- a CDS encoding nitrate reductase associated protein, with protein sequence MTYFKFEADFVDSLRCIPMIVRLKLDTCGVKLKLAEWNRFTQPECQQLVELPCDREPEVTAYREYVSRLIAQHTGHAASLLPIDPQPPWSNDLEIPESVTTKAMEEGVKIDRSQWASLTTIQRFALIKLTRSQHENNNFLPAIKEFGLLT encoded by the coding sequence ATGACATATTTTAAGTTTGAAGCTGATTTTGTTGATTCTTTGCGCTGTATTCCGATGATCGTGCGGTTGAAATTGGATACTTGTGGGGTGAAGTTAAAGTTGGCGGAATGGAATCGATTTACGCAACCTGAGTGTCAACAATTAGTCGAGCTACCATGCGATCGAGAACCGGAAGTTACGGCTTATCGAGAGTATGTGAGTCGATTAATTGCTCAACATACCGGACATGCGGCTAGTTTACTCCCGATCGATCCGCAGCCGCCGTGGTCTAACGATCTCGAAATTCCAGAAAGCGTCACAACTAAAGCCATGGAGGAAGGTGTAAAGATCGATCGATCTCAGTGGGCAAGTCTGACAACGATTCAAAGATTTGCATTAATTAAATTAACTCGCTCTCAACACGAAAATAACAACTTTTTACCAGCAATCAAAGAATTCGGACTGTTGACTTAA
- a CDS encoding DevA family ABC transporter ATP-binding protein produces MLTFKPKAQDLVNIDSGNLNDIVVDVQHLNHYFGKGNLKKQVLFDINLQIGKGEIVLMTGPSGSGKTTLLTLSGGLRSPQEGSMKVLGVEMVGASKRKVIEVRRNIGYIFQAHNLLKSLTAQQNVQMAGQLHPQMSSKEIKERATQMLDAVGLSERKSYYPDNLSGGQKQRVAIARALMSHPKLVLADEPTAALDSKSGREIVEIMQKLAKEQGTTILMVTHDNRILDVADRIVHLEDGCLAQNDVLTVSDS; encoded by the coding sequence ATGCTAACATTTAAACCGAAAGCACAAGATTTAGTAAATATCGACAGTGGTAACCTTAACGATATCGTCGTTGATGTGCAACATCTCAATCACTATTTCGGCAAAGGTAATCTTAAAAAGCAAGTCTTGTTCGATATCAACCTCCAAATCGGTAAAGGTGAAATCGTGTTGATGACGGGGCCATCTGGTTCTGGTAAAACTACTCTGCTAACGCTATCGGGTGGATTGCGATCGCCTCAAGAGGGTAGTATGAAAGTATTGGGCGTGGAAATGGTGGGTGCGAGCAAACGCAAAGTCATCGAAGTGCGGCGAAATATCGGTTATATTTTCCAAGCTCATAACCTGCTCAAATCGCTAACGGCACAGCAAAATGTCCAGATGGCGGGACAACTGCACCCACAGATGAGTAGTAAAGAAATTAAAGAGCGTGCTACCCAAATGCTCGATGCGGTAGGCTTGAGCGAGCGGAAGTCATATTACCCCGATAACCTGTCTGGGGGTCAAAAACAGCGTGTGGCGATCGCGCGTGCCCTAATGAGCCATCCTAAGCTGGTATTAGCTGACGAACCAACTGCTGCTCTAGACAGTAAATCGGGACGCGAAATCGTCGAGATCATGCAGAAATTGGCCAAGGAGCAGGGGACGACAATCTTGATGGTGACTCATGATAACCGGATTTTGGACGTAGCCGATCGCATCGTCCATCTCGAAGATGGTTGTCTGGCGCAAAATGACGTCCTCACTGTCAGCGATAGTTAA